One window of the Salvia splendens isolate huo1 chromosome 1, SspV2, whole genome shotgun sequence genome contains the following:
- the LOC121794770 gene encoding PRA1 family protein B4-like has translation MAAGANSSPAILPISTAAAQPHNAAGNHQLSSDNSPVRVFLTAVSDNIRFGLANRRPWSEVVDRAAFSKPESISEATLRLRKNYNHFRTNYLTIVTAVLAISLLTNPFSLFLLSGLLAAWLFLYVFRQASDPPIDCFGRQFSDRETLLFLIVSTVGVIFLTSVGSVIVSALMMGVGVVSLHGAFRTPEDLFIDEQQPQGGVPGFLTLLNGGAAAASQQPTMHARV, from the coding sequence ATGGCTGCAGGCGCGAATTCCTCCCCCGCCATCCTCCCCATCTCCACCGCCGCCGCGCAGCCGCACAACGCCGCCGGAAATCATCAATTGTCCTCCGACAATTCCCCCGTCCGCGTCTTCCTCACCGCCGTCTCCGACAACATCCGATTCGGCCTCGCCAATCGCCGCCCCTGGTCGGAGGTCGTCGATCGCGCCGCCTTCTCCAAGCCGGAGTCGATCTCTGAGGCCACGCTCCGATTGAGGAAGAATTACAACCATTTCCGCACCAACTACCTCACCATTGTCACCGCCGTCCTCGCGATCTCGCTCCTCACCAATCCGTTCTCGCTCTTCCTCCTCTCCGGCCTCCTCGCCGCCTGGCTGTTCCTCTACGTCTTCCGCCAGGCGTCCGATCCGCCGATCGACTGCTTCGGCCGCCAGTTCTCCGATCGGGAGACGCTGCTCTTCCTGATCGTCTCCACCGTCGGCGTGATCTTCCTCACCAGCGTCGGATCCGTGATCGTGTCGGCTCTGATGATGGGCGTGGGGGTTGTTAGCCTGCACGGCGCCTTTAGAACGCCGGAAGATCTGTTTATCGATGAGCAGCAGCCGCAGGGAGGCGTTCCTGGATTCCTCACGTTGTTGAACGGCGGCGCCGCTGCTGCTTCTCAGCAACCCACTATGCATGCTAGGGTTTGA
- the LOC121794777 gene encoding macrophage migration inhibitory factor homolog isoform X2 — protein MPCLNISTNVSLEATDTSAILSEISSTVAKLIGKPEAYVMVVLKGSVPISFGGTEQPAAYGELVSIGGLSPDVNKKISGAIANILETKLSVPKARYFLKFYDTKGSNFGWNGSTF, from the exons ATGCCGTGCTTGAACATATCCACTAACGTCAGCCTCGAGGCCACCGATACTTCCGCCATACTCTCCGAAATCTCCTCCACCGTTGCCAAGCTCATCGGCAAACCCGAGGCT TATGTGATGGTTGTGTTGAAGGGATCTGTCCCCATATCATTTGGAGGGACAGAGCAGCCTGCTGCTTATGGGGAGCTTGTTTCAATTGGAGGCCTTAGTCCCGATGTCAACAAGAAAATCAGTGGTGCTATTGCCAACATACTCGAGACAAAGCTATCCGTGCCAAAAGCACGATACTTCCTCAAATTCTATGACACCAAG GGTTCCAACTTTGGCTGGAATGGATCGACATTCTAG
- the LOC121794793 gene encoding kelch-like protein 3 — protein sequence MVVGRTAQTYFPNESFPMALNGKWARNLSKNQLGSVIFGCTKQTMDECLTKQLFGLPAPHFSYVMNIEPGLPLFLFNYSERKLHGIYEAVGSGKMNIDPYAWTIDGSERTRYQAQVQVRLRLQCQALTEIQFKLSIFDNYYGQSHFRFELDHAQTSRLISQFSSQSVAPRISIKPNPPIWTAKQMFPSTNQIKKSGASEPPASADNFSNYDDSISTSTTSDNSISLNGNKQLMGGAIQGEQFDEKDLILMKIKELALSSKFTDANLISGSVGETSTSDDGLQCETRDDDEVTLGKRNSGCSSDQFDSLALVEKLYMEIEELKTFKLEQITKTESLANKLVEAEQEILRLQNRCSVLEYMSDVSEQPVYAQELVESPDEYHLNIDESILIVGGYDGVSWSSALQSFLPSKDILRSLKPMSSARWNAPVVAFNGELYVFGGGSGSKWYDTVESYNIVNNEWTLRPSLNKERGSLAGAALNNKIFAMGGGNAMEFFSDVEMYDPFVGRWIPSRSMLQKRYAHAAVELNGALYAVGGYGGQEYLNSAERFDPRENSWTRIASMEAKRGLHSLVVMNEKIYALGGYDGTAMTPSFEIYDPRRGSWMTGEPMKQGRGYFAAGVLHESIYVIGGVETDEQIIETVECYKEGAGWEATNLRAVGKRCFASAIVLEGK from the exons ATGGTAGTTGGCAGGACCGCACAGACATATTTTCCTAACGAAAGTTTTCCGATGGCATTGAATGGGAAATGGGCAAGAAACTTGAGTAAGAACCAGCTTGGAAGCGTCATATTTGGCTGCACAAAACAAACCATGGATGAGTGTCTCACCAAACAACTCTTCG GTCTGCCGGCACCACACTTTTCATACGTAATGAACATCGAGCCAGGTTTACCACTTTTTCTGTTCAACTACAGCGAGAGAAAACTTCATGGTATCTATGAAGCTGTTGGCTCAGGTAAAATGAATATTGATCCATATGCTTGGACAATAGATGGTTCAGAAAGAACAAGGTATCAAGCTCAG GTTCAAGTACGCCTGCGCTTGCAGTGCCAAGCCCTTACTGAAATTCAGTTCAAGCTATCCATTTTTGACAACTATTACGGTCAGAGTCATTTCCGGTTTGAGTTGGATCATGCCCAAACAAGCAGATTGATCTCCCAGTTCTCCTCTCAATCAGTTGCTCCTAGGATCAGTATAAAACCAAATCCCCCAATTTGGACGGCAAAGCAGATGTTCCCCTCGACCAACcagataaaaaaaagtggagCTTCTGAGCCACCGGCTTCGGCAGATAATTTTTCCAACTACGATGATTCTATTTCTACATCCACGACTTCAGATAACTCAATCTCTCTGAATGGAAACAAACAACTGATGGGGGGAGCCATCCAAGGGGAACAATTTGATGAAAAAGATCTTATCCTCATGAAAATAAAGGAACTAGCTCTCAGCAGTAAATTCACGGATGCTAATTTGATATCTGGTTCGGTAGGAGAGACATCCACAAGTGATGATGGTTTGCAGTGTGAAACTCGAGATGATGACGAGGTGACTTTGGGAAAGAGGAACAGTGGATGTTCTTCCGATCAATTTGATTCCCTTGCGCTTGTTGAGAAG TTGTACATGGAAATTGAAGAGCTAAAGACTTTTAAGCTAGAACAAATTACGAAGACAGAGAGTTTGGCAAATAAGCTG GTTGAGGCAGAGCAAGAAATTCTTCGATTGCAAAATAGATGCTCGGTGCTGGAGTACATGTCTGATGTTTCTGAGCAACCTGTGTATGCCCAAGAGCTTGTGGAGTCACCTGATGAGTATCACTTAAATATAGATGAGTCAATATTGATAGTGGGTGGATATGATGGTGTATCTTGGTCATCAGCATTGCAGTCCTTCCTGCCTTCAAAAGACATCTTAAGATCTCTTAAGCCTATGTCTTCTGCTCGATGGAATGCCCCAGTTGTGGCATTTAATGGAGAACTCTATGTATTTGGTGGTGGAAGTGGTTCTAAGTGGTATGATACAG TTGAGTCCTATAACATTGTAAACAATGAGTGGACTCTGCGTCCTTCCCTGAACAAAGAAAGAGGCAGCTTAGCTGGTGCGgctttaaataataaaatatttgcaATGGGTGGAGGAAATGCAATGGAGTTCTTCTCAGATGTAGAAATGTATGATCCGTTTGTCGGAAGGTGGATTCCTTCACGCTCAATGCTCCAAAAG CGGTATGCTCATGCTGCTGTAGAGTTGAATGGTGCACTCTATGCTGTTGGGGGATACGGCGGACAAGAATATTTGAA TTCTGCTGAAAGGTTTGACCCCAGGGAAAATTCATGGACCAGAATCGCGAGTATGGAAGCAAAAAGAGGCCTCCACTCACTTGTTGTAATGAATGAAAAGAT ATATGCGCTTGGTGGTTATGATGGAACAGCAATGACACCCAGTTTTGAGATATATGACCCTCGGCGTGGATCATGGATGACGGGAGAACCCATGAAGCAAGGCAGAGGCTACTTTGCTGCTGGTGTTCTTCATGAATCTATTTACGTTATTGGAGGGGTTGAGACTGATGAGCAAATCATCGAAACG GTTGAGTGTTACAAGGAAGGTGCAGGTTGGGAAGCTACAAACCTGAGGGCTGTAGGAAAGAGATGCTTTGCGTCAGCCATTGTTTTAGAAGGGAAATGA
- the LOC121810072 gene encoding probably inactive leucine-rich repeat receptor-like protein kinase IMK2, with product MADHFKNLLAGNSKWTSFSNNARLNFLFFLSLLLALSFSASGAKWDGVKVTRADSQALHAIKNELVDFKGVLRSWNDTGAGACAGWIGIKCADGEVISIQLPFKGLGGRISDRIGQLQSLRRISLHDNALVGAIPATIGFLPNLRGLYLFNNRLSGSLPPSISNCPLLQTLDVSGNQLAGIIPPNLANSTRLYRLNLSFNSFSGSIPVSLSRSSSLIFLALQYNNLTSSLPDSWSSVSNLKYLTLDHNSLSGKLPTSLTRLVSLEELDLSHNKLEGSIDEIGSLLALKKINFEKNNFDGSIPDSVQKLLNLSVLNLSNNRFRGRIPLIIGNITSLNSLDLSENNLTGEIPSSLSNLPNLTSLDLSYNHLSGAVPSLLSKKFNSTSFAGNIHLCGYGPSSPPCPTPELTPPPQPKPHRRRKLSTKDIILIASGALLFVLLILCFVLLCCLLCKKTKSSKGGRAPPPSTSKAAAATAAEGETGGDGGGKLVHFDGPLVFTANDLLCATAEIMGKSSYGTAYKATLEDENQVAVKRLREKITKPQKEFEVEASNLGKIRHPNILALRAYYLGPKGEKLLVYDYMPNGSLASFLHARGPETTVPWPTRMNIAIGIARGLCYLHSEVNHVHGNLTATNVLLDENTDPKIADVGLSRLMTSAATANVVGTAGSMRYRAPELSKLKNATEKTDVFSLGVIVLELLTGKSPSEAKDGLDLPQWVASIVKEEWTNEVFDVELMRGDASTSSVGDELLNTLKLALHCVDPSPAVRPEAVEVLQKLEEIKAEADVDVGKSE from the exons ATGGCCGATCACTTCAAAAATCTATTGGCGGGAAATTCCAAATGGACCTCCTTTTCTAACAACGCCAGACTgaacttcctcttcttcctcagcCTCCTCCTCGCCCTCTCGTTTTCCGCTTCCGGCGCCAAATGGGATGGCGTGAAGGTCACCCGAGCCGACTCCCAAGCCCTCCACGCCATCAAAAACGAATTGGTCGATTTTAAAGGGGTGCTCCGGAGCTGGAACGACACCGGCGCCGGCGCCTGCGCGGGCTGGATCGGGATCAAATGCGCCGACGGCGAAGTCATCTCCATCCAGCTCCCTTTCAAGGGACTGGGCGGCCGTATTTCTGACCGAATAGGCCAGCTTCAGTCCCTCCGTCGGATCAGCCTCCATGACAACGCCCTCGTCGGCGCGATTCCAGCAACCATTGGATTTCTACCGAATCTCAGAGGCTTATATCTCTTCAACAACCGCCTCTCCGGCTCTCTGCCGCCGTCGATTTCGAACTGCCCGCTGCTTCAGACCCTTGATGTCAGCGGTAATCAGCTCGCCGGAATCATCCCTCCGAATCTTGCTAACTCCACGCGGCTGTATCGGTTGAATCTGAGCTTTAATTCCTTCTCTGGGTCGATCCCAGTAAGCCTTTCTCGCTCATCCTCTCTCATCTTTCTCGCTCTTCAATATAATAATCTCACTTCCTCCCTCCCTGATTCTTGGAGCTCTGTTTCCAATCTCAAATATTTAACTCTTGATCACAATTCTTTATCTGGAAAACTCCCAACCTCTTTAACGAGATTGGTTTCTCTCGAGGAGTTGGATTTGAGTCACAACAAGCTTGAAGGAAGCATTGATGAAATAGGAAGTTTGTTGgctttaaagaaaataaattttgagaAGAACAATTTTGATGGCTCGATTCCAGATTCCGTTCAAAAACTTCTAAATCTCTCTGTTTTAAACCTGAGCAACAACAGATTCCGCGGCAGAATCCCACTGATCATCGGCAACATCACCTCGTTAAACTCCCTTGATCTCTCCGAGAACAATCTCACCGGAGAAATCCCATCTTCTCTCTCCAATCTCCCAAACCTCACTTCACTCGACCTCTCCTACAACCACCTCTCCGGCGCCGTTCCCTCTCTTCTATCCAAGAAATTCAACTCCACCTCCTTCGCCGGCAACATCCACCTCTGCGGCTACGGCCCCTCATCCCCGCCGTGCCCGACGCCGGAACTCACACCTCCGCCGCAGCCGAAGCCCCACCGCCGCCGCAAGCTCAGCACCAAGGATATCATTCTCATCGCATCCGGAGCCCTTCTCTTCGTTCTACTAATCCTCTGCTTCGTCCTGCTATGCTGCTTGTTATGCAAAAAGACCAAATCCAGCAAAGGCGGAAGAGCTCCTCCGCCTTCAACCAGCAAGGCGGCCGCGGCTACGGCAGCGGAAGGGGAGaccggcggcgacggaggaGGGAAATTAGTCCATTTTGATGGACCTTTAGTTTTCACAGCTAACGATTTGTTGTGTGCCACTGCAGAGATTATGGGAAAGAGCAGTTACGGAACTGCCTACAAAGCCACGCTGGAAGATGAGAATCAAGTCGCGGTgaagagattgagagagaaaatcACCAAACCTCAAAAGGAATTCGAAGTCGAAGCTTCCAATCTTGGAAAGATTAGACACCCAAATATCTTGGCGTTGAGAGCTTACTATCTTGGCCCCAAAGGCGAGAAGCTTCTTGTCTATGATTACATGCCTAATGGAAGCCTCGCATCCTTCTTACACG CTAGGGGACCCGAGACGACGGTGCCATGGCCCACAAGAATGAACATAGCAATTGGAATAGCAAGAGGGCTATGCTACCTACATAGTGAAGTAAACCATGTTCATGGAAATCTCACGGCAACCAACGTTCTTCTCGACGAAAACACGGATCCCAAGATCGCGGACGTGGGGCTGTCGAGGCTGATGACGAGCGCAGCGACCGCGAACGTTGTGGGGACGGCGGGGTCGATGAGGTACAGGGCGCCGGAGCTCTCCAAGCTGAAGAACGCGACCGAGAAGACGGACGTGTTCAGCCTCGGGGTGATCGTGCTGGAGCTTCTCACGGGGAAGTCTCCGAGCGAGGCGAAAGATGGGCTGGATCTGCCGCAGTGGGTGGCGTCGATTGTGAAGGAGGAGTGGACTAATGAGGTGTTTGATGTGGAGCTGATGAGGGGGGATGCTTCTACTTCGAGTGTTGGCGATGAGCTGCTGAATACGCTCAAGTTGGCGCTTCATTGCGTCGACCCGTCGCCCGCGGTAAGgccggaggcggtggaggtgctgCAGAAGCTTGAGGAGATTAAGGCGGAGGCCGACGTTGATGTTGGAAAGAGTGagtga
- the LOC121794764 gene encoding abscisic acid receptor PYL4-like, producing the protein MATDLQKSSLLLQRIPDTPAAAYKQPYRHATAAQVPEHVARYHTHAVGPEQTCSATTQLISAPVATVWSVVRRFDNPQAYKHFVKSCHVVLGDGDVGTLREVRVITGMPAVSSTERLEILDDERHVISFRIVGGDHRLANYRSVTTLHAAAGGAGTAVVESYVVDVPPGNTEEETCVFVDTIVRCNLQSLAQIAENLCRRNSSS; encoded by the coding sequence ATGGCTACCGATCTTCAAAAATCATCCCTCCTCCTCCAAAGAATCCCCGACACACCGGCCGCGGCCTACAAGCAGCCATACCGCCACGCGACGGCGGCCCAGGTCCCCGAGCACGTGGCGCGATACCACACCCACGCGGTGGGGCCAGAGCAGACGTGCTCGGCCACGACGCAGCTGATCTCGGCCCCCGTGGCAACCGTGTGGTCGGTGGTGCGGCGCTTCGACAACCCGCAGGCCTACAAGCACTTCGTCAAGAGCTGCCACGTGGTCCTCGGCGACGGCGACGTCGGCACGCTGCGGGAGGTCCGCGTCATCACCGGAATGCCGGCGGTCAGCAGCACGGAGCGCCTCGAGATACTCGACGACGAGCGCCACGTCATCAGCTTCAGGATCGTCGGTGGGGACCACCGCCTCGCGAACTACCGCTCCGTCACCACCCTCCACGCCGCGGCGGGCGGCGCCGGCACCGCGGTGGTGGAGTCGTACGTCGTCGACGTGCCGCCGGGGAACACGGAGGAGGAGACGTGCGTCTTCGTCGACACGATTGTTAGGTGCAATTTGCAGTCGTTAGCTCAGATTGCTGAGAATTTATGCAGACGAAATTCATcttcttga
- the LOC121794777 gene encoding macrophage migration inhibitory factor homolog isoform X1 — translation MPCLNISTNVSLEATDTSAILSEISSTVAKLIGKPEAYVMVVLKGSVPISFGGTEQPAAYGELVSIGGLSPDVNKKISGAIANILETKLSVPKARYFLKFYDTKATQSQEYAQCLHALHQY, via the exons ATGCCGTGCTTGAACATATCCACTAACGTCAGCCTCGAGGCCACCGATACTTCCGCCATACTCTCCGAAATCTCCTCCACCGTTGCCAAGCTCATCGGCAAACCCGAGGCT TATGTGATGGTTGTGTTGAAGGGATCTGTCCCCATATCATTTGGAGGGACAGAGCAGCCTGCTGCTTATGGGGAGCTTGTTTCAATTGGAGGCCTTAGTCCCGATGTCAACAAGAAAATCAGTGGTGCTATTGCCAACATACTCGAGACAAAGCTATCCGTGCCAAAAGCACGATACTTCCTCAAATTCTATGACACCAAG GCCACTCAGAGCCAAGAATATGCACAATGTCTGCATGCTTTACACCAGTACTAG